In Candidatus Desulfatibia profunda, the genomic window GTGTCGATAAGGTACTGGATCTTTTTCGGGAAATAACGAACCACAAGGCTTACAGCCACATGGCCCCGCTCAACAGAAGTATGGGCCATGGCAAAAGCGACGGATACAGCTCCCAAAAAGCAAACCAGTTCATAGGTTCCGGGGATTGGGCTTCGAAAATAGCGCAAGATAACATCCGTGCAGGTAAGGAGCATCATGGCAATGATCGCAGCACCGGCAACCCAGTACATTCTCCTTGCCAGGTCTTTGGCTATGTTGGAAAAAAAAATCATAAGGGGAAAGACAAAAAAATCGGGGTTGCCCTATTGACGAACAACAAATACCTAATAGGGTAACCCCATATCAATTTCATACTACTTGGAATGCTTTTTCATCAGTTCTTTTATTTTATCGACATACATTTTGCCATCGGGAGTGTTTTTAATATAATCGTCAATTACGGGTTCAACGGCCTTACGCCATTTGGCGTTTTCCTCATCCGAAATCGAAATAATTTCATTGCCCAGACTCTGGGTGTATTTCCGGCCTTCAATATCGGTGCTGTCCCATATTTTTCCGTGAACATCGACATATTTTT contains:
- a CDS encoding TRAP transporter small permease produces the protein MYWVAGAAIIAMMLLTCTDVILRYFRSPIPGTYELVCFLGAVSVAFAMAHTSVERGHVAVSLVVRYFPKKIQYLIDTITGSFGIVLFALIAWYSVQYANDLRVTGEVSLTLELPFYPFVYGVGFSAAVVCLILLADLVGSLVRVFSK